A part of Dermacentor variabilis isolate Ectoservices chromosome 10, ASM5094787v1, whole genome shotgun sequence genomic DNA contains:
- the LOC142559251 gene encoding uncharacterized protein LOC142559251 yields MRSAPGDPYASKALTTDGDSTRKRRTAGMPVTSLSHGGIQSGGGVSQGGNSSLEIASPYTPPMSAGAHSRPQRPLERLHRAGREDVDNTLEGEPDGATDNMGTRSMANTTVRATTKTEHSEMPLSVTEEVPREEHPRGEQGVQPALVVLAAMASACLAISLLTLLARLATPSQRPRRGVCLTRACVALNDMLVTASNASVDPCDDFYGHVCGRWAESGSVYEKHLSLFVDKCLGSHKLPSVATESATKLQHALRTYDVW; encoded by the exons ACCAGGAAGCGGCGCACTGCCGGAATGCCTGTCACGTCGCTTTCCCACGGAGGGATCCAGAGTGGTGGTGGAGTCAGCCAAGGCGGCAATAGCAGCTTGGAGATCGCGTCACCGTACACGCCGCCTATGTCTGCGGGTGCCCACTCTCGACCCCAGCGCCCTCTTGAGCGGCTCCATCGAGCCGGGCGTGAAGACGTGGACAACACACTCGAAGGCGAACCGGACGGGGCCACCGACAATATGGGCACGCGATCCATGGCCAACACGACTGTGAG GGCTACCACCAAAACGGAGCACTCGGAGATGCCCTTATCGGTTACTGAGGAAGTGCCGAGGGAAGAGCACCCACGCGGGGAACAGGGCGTCCAGCCGGCACTCGTGGTGCTGGCAGCCATGGCGTCGGCCTGCCTGGCCATCAGCCTGCTCACCCTGCTGGCGCGCCTTGCTACGCCATCGCAGAGACCGCGCCGCGGCGTCTGCCTGACGCGGGCCTGCGTGGCGCTCAACGACATGCTGGTGACCGCCTCCAACGCCAGCGTCGACCCCTGCGACGACTTCTACGGGCACGTGTGCGGCCGCTGGGCGGAGTCGGGCTCCGTGTACGAGAAGCACCTCAGCCTCTTCGTCGACAAG TGCCTCGGATCCCACAAGTTGCCGAGTGTTGCCACTGAAAGCGCGACGAAGCTTCAGCACGCACTTCGCA catacgacgTGTGGTGA